The sequence AGTCTAAGGCCTTTGCTCATCGCAGACTGAAAAATTGTAGCGTCTGTAGCCGAACCCTCGCAGCCACATGACATGAAAGTGAACCTTAGATTGAAGTTTCACGCAATCATGATATTATGACTGGGGGTACCCTTCCTATTCCGAAATGGAGAGGCAATTCCAGGTGTTGCGGTTATAGGTACATGCGGCCCATCAATGGCTCCTAAATAGTTCTGGAAGCAAATAGATTGCAGGTCAATAAGGAACTATAAGTTAGATAAAAGAAGGAATTATGGAAGTGTTAAAAATGGAAACCTGGAAGTAAGGATATAATCTTGGGTTGGTGGAGATTTCTGCATGTGGCTCATCAATGCTCAGAGGCTTCAAAAGTCGACTAGATAAGATGGGAACAATGTTGAAGAACTCATTGATGTACTCATGAAATGTTTGGCCACTATGCTGAAATTCTAGATGGAGCTCTTCATAAGATGCATTGTGGGACACCATGTACAAGAAaaggccaccttctcctccacctTTATTCTTGTATCCGATATCAGGTTTTCTCTTCTAAGATAAGATGCCAATGAAGATATGTGTCTCCATCCTATAAGATACTATGGAGTTCTTAACATGCCCTGCAAGGATATCGTTAACATGCTTCTTGCCATATAGGATGGAGCTATGTCGTTGCTTTTTTCTCGATTGGTCCTATTACGCATTCGGTGCAATGCAAATAAAGAACATCGTGTCTTCACCAACCTCCCTTCTCCTCTTCCTAATTCGACCGATAAACATAATTCATCTTGGCACTAAACTAGAATAAGAAAGCAACAACTAAGAACTACATCTCATGGTTTAATTGACTTGAAGCAAGTTCTTCATAAAGACATGATAGAAAATCATAAGACATACATAATGATGGATGATATTCACAAGCTGAATATCATAGCATGAGGCCAGAATAATAGACTAGAGGTCAAGAGCTATCAAGTAGGATAAACTACTTCGATAAAGAAACAAGGTCAAGAGGCCAAGAAGTACCGAAGTTAGGTGTGACGACTGGATCTCAAGATGGAGGCAACTCGTCCACCCCAACAAGAATCCAAGCGGCAGGCTGTCAAAATACGAACATATCAGTGGCATGTAAGATGACATATAATCATTCATACTAGAAACAAACGACAAACTGCAATCTAATTGCCATAAAATAAAGTGGAATGGACAATACGCTAACCAACTGATATAGTGACAAGGAATTGTATGAAAATGAAACAGCAACAATCAGGTATATTTCAAAGTTCCATAACTCCACATCAGACCATGAAAGTGTCACCATCAGACCATCAGTAGTTGAAATTTGTTTAGCCCATTTAGTAAAAGAACAGTGAAAAATAAGTTTACCAAcatatatatagatgcattcaaCTCAACAACAACCAAGTACACTAACCAAAGGAATATCATATACCCGGTGAATAATTTGAATCAATTTTTTCTGTTTAAAAATATTTAGTTTAGCAACAACAACAACTCAGATATTTAGTTCTCAGCACAAAATCTCTCCAGATTTATGTATAGCTATGGATACATATTATGCTTCTAATTTCTTGAGATAGAAAATTGCGTATGCTACTAAAGCATGTAGTAGTCAGTTTCCTCCTAAACTGCAGTGCAAATGATCAAGAGTAGTTTTGTCAGACCCGCATCTATTCTACCTTCTTTTTTGGGAAGACAAGGCGACATGGCTAAGGTGTACAAAGAAAGACTAGTCAAACAGTGCAAGGTTCTCTCTCTTGGCTCTTGTTGTTACTTGTTCTAGATAATTCTGAAGGATTCTATGGCTAGTGTACTTACGATTTTGGTACAAGGTATGATTACTGAGGCCGCAGACATGTACATGTAACAAGTTTGCTCCTAAAATGCAGTGCAAATGGTCAAGGGTAGTTTTGTCAGACCCACATCAATTCCATCTCCTATTTTTTGGGTAGACAAGGAAAAATCATATAACCATGCCAAATTCATCAAGCACAATCAGACATGATGTTAGATATAAGTACCATTAAAATGATTCATCACAAATTCAAAGGAGCTGATATGATTTCATTAACGGATCATTAACATTCAGATAGACCAATTGTAACACTCCAATTAGGCCTAACTTTGATCCAATTAGGAAAAACAGAACGATGTAAACTAGCACACACGATGCACAACACATGTGTGGCTGAACTGAACCGAACCGAACCGAGGAGCATCCGAGGAGAAAGATGGGGCTGGATAAGAACAGCAGGCACGTCGAATTGAGGAGCATCCGAGAAGAAATCAGCAAGATGGGGCCATGTGTGCCGAACTAAGGAGCAAGAAGGCTTCCACCATGGAACTAGGGTTTGCAGGGAAGGGGATGGAGGAGTGGAGGAATCACTTGGGGAAGATAGGCTGTCGGAGGAAGACACCGACGTTGTAGCTCCGGCAGTGGCTGGGCGTTGAAGATTCGGCGACACATATCGAGGAGGCGGCAagctcctcctctcgcatgtctgtGTGTCTCGCTTGATCCGTTCCACGCGTGTGCCCTCGAGGCTCGGTAGCCGCATGGATAGAGAGGGATTGAGGGTTTCTAGAGGGTTTGGACGGTGAAATCTCACGTACCAAATAGGCCATAGAAAATTTTAGATGTTTCTAGGCCCCTCATGAATTATCCTGTCAAAACCCCTTCAACCCTCGCGTACCAATCGATGCCTTTCAAAAAAAAtggaaacattttttcaaatgcacaAACCTTTTTGAATCCATGAACTTTGTTTTCAAACACATGAACATCTTTtacaaattcacaaacattttcgaATATATGATATATTTTTTTCTCAAAATTTCACCGCAATGGTCACATAGTGAACTGGTCAATAGGTAACGAGTCAACCACTAGCCGGTCAACCGTCGAAGCGATGGAAGGAGCAGGGATTGAGCGAGCGAGCAGCTCGCGTGTTGGGCCGGCCCACGCACACACATCACATCCAGAcctagccaccaccaccaccatggcagcatcgccgccgcgccgccgggccTCGCCGCCGGCGATCCTGGACGAGCTATTCGAAGAGATCCTCCTCCGTCTCCCACCCGACGACCCCGCCTGCCTCCTCCGCGCCTCCCTCGTCTGCAAGGCCTGGAGCCACACCGTCTCCAGCCCCagattccgccgccgcctccatgagcTCCACCGCACACCCCCCGTGCTCGGCGTCCTCCACAACTGGGAAGACGATGCCATCCCGCGATTCATCCCCACCACCGCATCGTCCTTCTCCCTCGCCGCTCCGGACTCTCGCTCCTGGCGGGCCCTTGACTGCCGCCACGGCCGCGCCCTCTTCCTCTCCAAGCGCCAGGACGCCGAGGAGCTCCTTGTGTGGGAGCCAATCACGGGCACCCAGCAGCGCGTACCTGTGCCCGCGGCGTTCCACGGCGACTACCCTACGGCTGTCGTGTTGTGCGCAGTGGACGGGTGCGACCACCGCGACTGCTTCGGGGGCCCTTTTCGCGTGGTCTTGGTCTTCTGTGTCGACGAAGAAGACACTGAGCAAGATCCGTTTCTCACGTCGGCCGCCGTGTACTCGTCGGAGACCGGCGCCTGGGGCGAGCTGACCTCGATGCACGGCCAGTTCGTGATGTACTTTGAATATTATTGCAGCGTGGTCGTTGGGAAGTCACTGCTATACTTCTTGTCCGACGGTCAGTTGATCCTGGAGTATGATTTAGTGAGGCACGGGCTGACTGTGTTCAACACACCTGATTGCCAACCCGATTACATGTCTGATGATGATGGGTTGGACTACAGGTTTAACCTCATGCTGGCGGAGAGCGGTGCACTCGGGGTTAATGAAGAACTGGGTCAGCGTCTCAAATTGTGGACAAAGGAGCCAAGTTACGGCACTGATGCAGTATGGGTACTTAGCCGGGTCATCAACTTGAAAATTTTGCTTCCAAATGATGCTCTCCTGGATGCAACAACTTCAGTGCAAGTGTTGGGCTTTGCTGAGGAAGCAAATGTCACTTTGGTGATGACGGTTGCTGGCCTCTTCTCAATCGAACTACAATCCAAGCGGGTGAGGAAGGTGTGCGGTCATCGTGGCTTCTGTAATCTCATTCCAGTTGTCAGCTTCTACACTCCGCATTCTAGGCTCAAAGAACTCGGGGGCGAACACCATGACCCATAGCCGCGGCTGAACCCAACTCAGGTGATCTCTGCTGATCCTTCTCCAAAGAGACCTGTAGCAGGTGATTCGACATCCGTGAAATGTGATATCAGCTAGATGGAAGTTCAGAGTTTGACAAGATATTCCTCCTGTAAGGCTGGAACTTTGTAACACGATGTTATTTCTCCCCGGTCATGTTCCCTCAATAATGCTTGATACTTATCTGTTGAATGGAAGGCTGGAACTTGATGTCCTTTAGTATTTTTGGTATCAGCACACTATAAGTTTATTTTATCTGCTTGCATCTACTCATCCATTGTTTCTAGGTGTTTCTCAGTAATACCTTCCCACCACTATCCAGCTGCACTGTTTGTTGTGGTCCGATTTTTTCCATTGTTTCCTCTTTACTGTTTAGAATTGGAGTCGTATTTGCTTTTATCTTGGAGGTTTGTAGAAGCCATTTTGGATGTTCTTGTTCATGTGCAAGAGGTGCTTCTTAAGCACAACTCATGTGTACTATTTATTAAGTTCTGCTTTACTTAATTTATCAGCTAGCATTACATGCCCCTTAGAGGAATTGGCCTTCTATAGATATCTGCATTTCTCAATACTTGTTTTTTATTCTTGCCGGCTCTCctttaaaaaatatatatttaattctATAGTATATGCCAGCCTATCCGGTGTACGAAATGTTCGCCTGTTTGGAGACTAGTTTTCTTCTTTTCAAATCAATATTTGTAATTTTGGCCCTGTTCGGTAATGGTCCGCTCTGGGAATCTGCGGAGCGGGTAAATGGCAACTCCACCATTTTGACCTACAGCTCCACCAAATCCTCTCCGGGAGCTGTGGAGCGGAGAGATGCCGAACAGCCCGTTTATGTCTCTTAAATTCTGCAACGTAGATTTGTGAAtgtaaaaaaaattccaaaaagaaCTGTCAGaaatcaaaaacaaaaaagaaTCCAAATAGAGCCTAATCTCCTCAAACTGGTTGAACCGTACCTGTTCAATCCTGCATATGCAAACTAATAATGGTCTTATTTGGGAGTTGGAAGGAACTGTTTGCTGTTAGTTGCTGTTAAATGAATCAGTCTAATTTCATGATCATGCTATAACGATTAAGTTTGATCATTTAAGCATTTGTATGCATCTCTTCCTGTTGCTATTCCTTTTTTACTAACAAGAACACTGACATAGTCGTTGGTTAGGGGGCAACTCAAATGGCAACAACAGAAGCCTAGAAGTAATGTAAATAATCTTGGGGTTGTAGGAAAAGGCGTCAGATGGGGTAATGTCAGGCCTCTGCTGAAGCTTCTCCAAAAGAGGCTTGCAACAGATTGTTCATCGTCTGTGAAATGTGGTTCAGCTAGATATAAAGTTCTGAAATTGCCAAGATATGCTTGAGACACAGTATTACATGTTCCTACTGCATGTTCATGTTGCTTCAATGGTCGATACTCTTCTGGCGATGTGTATACAAGTTGCTAGATAAGTGTTGTTGTCATTCAgcatttgatctctctctctggtTTATACCAGATCAACGTCGTCATGGTTGGGCCAGGAGGTGATCTGGCCATGGCACCGGCGGCTCAGCCGGAGGTGCAAGAGAAAGAGATGGACGGATGTGCTCCGCTGCCTATCAAGTTCTTCCACAGCCAGGAACAAGAATTCCCTAGCTTATATCAAGTGCTCGCGCCGGAGGAGGAAGCCGCCAGGTTCGCGCATCGCATCACCGCAGAGGGGAACGACAAACACCATTGGATGGAGGAGGGAACGCAGCCAGACCCGGAGCCTGAGGAGCCGTCCGCCGACGAGCCCATCTACGGCTGGCCTTGTCCAGACTTCTCACCTGAGATGATCCGAATGTGCAGCAGGATGCTGTGGTACATCCTTGGCCGCCATCTTCTCCGGCCTCTAGTACATCCCATCAGCTTAATTCATTCTAGTTTTGTTGTGCATTTGTTTGCTCAGTCTGCCAATTAATGTTAGAGATCTGAGCTCACTTGCAACAATGCAATGTGTAATCTGTAAATGCATCTAGTATTTGCAACATTCTAGCTTTCTGATAACTCATTGTTTAACTTCAATTCGGAAAGAAAAAATATTAAA comes from Triticum aestivum cultivar Chinese Spring chromosome 5B, IWGSC CS RefSeq v2.1, whole genome shotgun sequence and encodes:
- the LOC123114094 gene encoding uncharacterized protein, encoding MEGAGIERASSSRVGPAHAHTSHPDLATTTTMAASPPRRRASPPAILDELFEEILLRLPPDDPACLLRASLVCKAWSHTVSSPRFRRRLHELHRTPPVLGVLHNWEDDAIPRFIPTTASSFSLAAPDSRSWRALDCRHGRALFLSKRQDAEELLVWEPITGTQQRVPVPAAFHGDYPTAVVLCAVDGCDHRDCFGGPFRVVLVFCVDEEDTEQDPFLTSAAVYSSETGAWGELTSMHGQFVMYFEYYCSVVVGKSLLYFLSDGQLILEYDLVRHGLTVFNTPDCQPDYMSDDDGLDYRFNLMLAESGALGVNEELGQRLKLWTKEPSYGTDAVWVLSRVINLKILLPNDALLDATTSVQVLGFAEEANVTLVMTVAGLFSIELQSKRVRKVCGHRGFCNLIPVVSFYTPHSRLKELGGEHHDP